The following nucleotide sequence is from Vulpes lagopus strain Blue_001 chromosome 1, ASM1834538v1, whole genome shotgun sequence.
ggacacagggacacctgggtggttcagggcgtggtcctggagtcctgggattgagtcccacattcgggctccctgtatggagcctaattctccctctgcctctctctctccctctctctctctctctgtgtctctcatgaataaataaataaaatattttaaaaaataaaaataaaagtggtacACAATCGCCAGAGAGGCCAGAAAAGGCGTCCCTGCAGGAATTAAAAACTTCAGCCACTATGAGGAAGGTGCAGGGCTTAAGTAGCCGAGGAGCAAGGGAATCACCAGTTGGGGGGTATGACACAGACAAAGGCTGTGGCTagagcaggtggtggtggtggtggggctccCAGATGCCAGAGTCTTTTGTTCTTGGGACTAAACATCCTTGTGGTAGTTCCTCATATGATGGGCTTTCTAGGTCCCTCCCCTACCTGTCACTCTGTCATTGTCCCCTTAAGGGAGAGATCCGCAGGTCTGGAGCCACCGCTCCTGGAGGGCCTGGCCAGCTCAGAGCCTGGGGgctgctcctctctcctccagctgGCTGCTGTTTTCCCATTAGCACAGCGCCCAGGTCTGCGTATTTTTTGCTCCCTAGGGGACAAGACCCCTCCCAGGAATACTCCTCCAGCTCTTACATGTAGCCTTGCCCAGCCTGTGTCTGAGCTGTTCGGGATTTGACCTTGCGTTCAAGTCCTTCGGTTGGTCCACGCATGCTCATCTCTCTGATGTGGCCTGTTTGTTCCAGGCCAGCAGGGTCTGCTCTGAGTCCAGATTGTGCTGCTGGCTGTGATGTGTACCTCGTTACATCCCCTTTCACCCCCCCTTCACCTTTTCAGACTCAACTGAGGCTTGGACTCCTCCAGGAAACCCTCCTCGATCCCCCTCTGTGTTCTCACAGACTGTAGGCCCTAAGAGGGCAGGGCCCCTGTGGGATTTATTATAGTGTTTTCAGAGGCTAAAACTCAATACATCTTTATTAGATGAACAAAACAATAACCTTTATGGGCTTCATATTTCtgaatctgtaaaatgaaaataaaacgaTTTGACACACAGGGTTCTGAAGCGGGCTGTGGGAGATCATGCATGTGAATGTCCTATCATCGGGCTGGATATCCAGCAGATGTCCCGAAACACTTCTCACTTCCCTGCCCTTTAACGTTTATGGATACatgttcttttccatttaaaaatattgtacatTTTTTGGACTCCTTTTGGTTCCAAAGCATGCCTGGCTTCCTGGAGCTCAGGTCTCCATTCCAATGTCACCTCCTCCCAAAGACAGTCTTTGACTACGCCACCTGGAATGGTCCCcctaaccccacccccaccactctcCACTCCAGTAGTCTTATCATGACCTGAACTTCtgtttttcctgccttgttgatcaGCTGTTACCCCTCCCTAGTATGTGAGTACCACGAGGGCACAGAGTAGCTCCAGTGCCCAGAGCCAGGCCTGACACAGAACAGAGATCCAGGAGTTTCCGAGGCCAAGGCAGTGAAGTCTCTAGGGGACAaatgccagtgtgtgtgtgtgtgtgtgtgtgtgtgtgtgtgtgtgtgtgtttgggataGAGGATGGTAAGAGCTCTCTGGGGCTGTGCAGGTGCAGGCTGCCTCGATGTGTGAGGTGACCCTGGGTGGCTGGGCTGAACACAAGCTTTCCTTAGCATGCCTGAGCACAGTCCATCTGTCGGCAAGGAGGGACTGGGGTACTTTGGCTGTTCCCCACTTTGGAGGGACCTGCCCCGCTGCCCTGTGCTGGGACCCCAGGCCCAGACCTGCCTTTTATTGGTGCCATTTTACTTCCCTCTGTGGCACCTGCTCCTTTCCTCACTCTTGCCTTCCTGTCACCAGTGCCCAATGGGCCCCCTCCCACCTGCATTCCCTGTGGCACCAAATCCTCATACTTGCAGCTTTAGTGGTGTTGTGGGGCTCCCCGTGTCTCCTGTAGTGGGGTACACAACCCCAGCTGGGCTTCCTGGTGCTCAGGCGCCCACACCTCAGCCACTGTGGAGCCCTTACCAGCTCCCCACACCTGCCACTCTGGTCCTTGTCCTAGGCATAGTGACAGGGACTCCAGAAGAGAGCTGCAGAGGCTCCTGCCATAAGTGCTACCCTTCCCACTGGTAAAGGGCCCTCTCTGGCCTCCACTCATCCTGCTCCACCTCCAGCTGAGGGGCCTAGCACCAGAGAAGCTGACCTGACTTCTGGCTGGGGCACGGGTGGGTAGGGAGGGCAGTGAGCGTTTGCATGGACCTAGCTTTGGACCCATGCCCCTGCCCAGCCTCGGTGGAGTTACCCAGTGTTGAAAGGATGCCCCCTATCTGTTCAAGCCCCCCCACCCTGTTATTGCTGGGCCCTGCTCCCTACATCTGAGGCCCATAATCACTGCTTCATCCTCAGAGCTGTCAGAACTCCCAGATCTTGAGCTCCTGACCCTGGCAGGGCCCCAGAATGTTTGGAAGGGAAGGATTTCAGGCTCCAGAGGTTTATGAAGTGTGCTCTCTGGGGTGCCCTGGAGCTgctctctgtgcatgtgtgtgtgtgtgtgatggactGGGCTTCTGGAGCCCACTTCTATTTTGACCATAAACCCCAAACGTTTTCTGTGTTACCAGTGGAGATGCCACATAAGTTACTATTTAAACAGAAggatcaattatttttttaaaaagctctgcaAACCTGAAAACTGGACAAAACACCTTttacatatggggaaactgaggcccagaggagcAAATGGCTTCTCAAGGTCACAGTGGCatcagtggcagagctggtaCCATCCCAGACCGCTGGCTCACAGGCTGACGTTCTTGCCAAGACCAGGCCGAAATGTTCCTCTTAGGAGGTGGCAGTTGGGGGCGGAGTACCAGGAAGGCCCCATCCAGAGAAGTGGGTTAGGTCGCAGCCTCCCCACCCTGCAGGCCCCCTGTGAAGCGCCTGGGAGAATAGTTGCTTGGAAAGGTGGCTCAGCTCTCAACTGGAGGCTTGCAGTTTTGAAGTGGGAAGGGCAGACTGAGGGAGAAGtgtggagaaggagcaggggacAGGGATTCATCCTCTGGGTCCCTCATATTTGCTCCCCTAATCAGAGCACCGATGCCCTCCTGCCAGTTTGAGACTCCTGCATCCTCCCACGGTCACTCTGACAGGTCTCCACAGGAGGAGGAATGCTGCTCCACAGATACCTGCTACCGTAGCTCGTGACCCACTGGAAGCAGCCCCTGACCCCTAGCACCTGGTTTCCAAGGAGAGGGAGCTTGTGCCAGCATAGAGGGGGCTGGGCAGCCTTGAAGGGATAGCTTCTGGGGTGGGAGAGCTGTGAAGAAGAGGGTGGGGATTTTGGTCTCAGGGGTCCTGTGGACACCCTCCTACTGACAACAGCAGAAATGTCACAGTAGGGGGCTCCATGGCACTCATCCTGTCTCCCCGCAATGTCCAGATGGGCACCTGGGAAAAtgctattgaatgaatgaatgtgttcaTCTCCCCACAgcaacccccctgccccccagtcaccagcctctccctctcctcacaccTCTGCCCTTTAGAGGCTACAAGGACTGAGTTATTCTTAGTAGGTTTCATTCATCAAAGCATGACAAATGGTGTCCTGGGAGGAATGCCTGGGTGCTGCCAGAGCCAGTGGGCTGGGATGGGGTGCAAAGGCCCATCTCAGGGGAGAATCCAGTGACTTCAAGAAGCTCCAGCCTgagggggagacacagccctgcccttggggagccccagactgaggggagacacagccctgccctcagggagccccggTCTGAGGGGggggacacagccctgccctcagggagccccggtctgaggggagacacatcCCTACCCTCAGGGAGCCTCAGTCTGAGGGGAAACACAACTCTATCCTCAGGGAACTCCAGTctgagggggagagacacagccctgcctcaGGGAGCTTCCTGTGATGGATGATACtagctcccccgccccccaggcccctaGCCCTCAGTGAGATCTTAGACTGAAGGGAGAGATCCAAtatcctgccctcaaggaacctTTAGTTGTGTGGCACAAAAACAACTGTCCTCCCTGCTGGAGAAGGACACCCAAGGCACAGACTGAAACTCAAGATGAAAAAAAGGAGTACCAGAGGGGTTTCCAGAAGCATGTGCAGCCCCCACTGCCACCACATGTGGGAAGCCTCAAGAGGGCCTCCCAGGGTCCGTCACCTGGGCCGGCTGACCGAAACACATGCAAAGACTACAAGGGGGTGGTGAAGGCGCAGACTGAGATCCGGGCACGTGAGGAAGGGTTAAAGGCAAGGCCAAGTGGACTGGTCTCACTAAGGGCTCCAAACTCAAATGCCTTTGGGGACTAGTCTAACCACACTGGCCTTTGCCAGCGGGGAGGGCACTCAGCTCACACTGTCTGTAAGCTCtcaatatattcaatataaaaagCACATGCTCACTGCAGGCCAAACGAAACCTCACTAAAGATTAAAGTTGGCCCAAGGCCATGAGTCTGTAACCCCCTGGACATCAggaaagaattccttttttttttttttttaaattgttatttatttatgatagtcacacacagagagagaggcagagacacaggcagagggagaagcaggctccatgcaccgggagcccgacgtgggatttgatcccgggtctccaggatcgcaccctgggccaaaggcaggcgccaaaccgctgcgccacccagggatcccaggaaagaaTTCCTATAGAGAAAATGTTTGAGCCTGGTTTGAATAAAGAAGCTGACAGCCAGGTTCCTCCTCCTTAGTCCTGGCCACCAGGCCCTGCTTCTGTGTCTTTAGGGCCTTCTCCCCCACTCTTCCTTTAGGCACTTCTCACCAGCTCCCTTCTGACCAGAGGCCACAGCTGGTCACCTTCCCCTGCGGCTCCAGGGGGTTTCACCTTTCTTTGTGGAAGGCTAATTTCCCTGTCAGGAGAAGGAGCCTGTGGGGTGGTCATAAGCCATCCTGAGATAAGCTGATCTGGGACTTCTGGCTGGGTGGCCTTCCCAGGAAGAGACTTCACTTTTCCGGGCCTCACGGGGATACTCTTGCCCTGGTGCCCTGCTCTGGACGACGACTTTCCAACAGGCCTCAGTGTCCCTGTCAACGAAATgggtcctgcctcctccccactctctgagttacgggaggggcggggccgccttCCGCACCTTGGGGCTCCGGGGTCTCCAAGTCCTGCGCCCCTCCTCTCCGCGGGGTCTCAGGGGTCTCTCCTGGGGCAGTCTTGGAGGGCGACAGGTGGTGCGGGCCGGCAGAGCCAACCCCCGGCGCGCGCTcctggggacggggacggggacagggACGGAGACGGGCTCCCGGACCGGGCCGGGTAGGGGCGGCCTAATTAGGACGCGTTGGCCCAGCGCAGCAGGGCGCCGCGGCCGAGCGGCGGCGGGTAATTAGAGCGCATTAGCTGTGCCCCTGCAATCCTGTAATTTCTCCGCGCGCTCCGGGTGTGTGGCAGGAGGTGAGGCGATGCGGGCTCGCCCCTGAGTCAGACTCTCCGAAGCGCGGGTGGGGACGCAGGGGGCGGCAGAGGCCGTGGCCAGAGGCCTCCTGCCGCGGGAGGCGCCACCGCCTCGCCCCGGCTTGGCGGAGTCCCGCGTGGGGggccccgggcccgcgcccctCTGCGGCGGGCAGGGAGGGTGTGGCCTGGGGGCGTGGCCAGGAGGGGCGTGGCCCGCCCGCCTCTGGCTTCCAGGGGGCGCTCCTCGTCCCGCAGATCCTCCCGCGGCATTGAGAGGGGTCCCCGCGCCTAGCCACGCGGCCTGCTCCCGGCGCGCAGGTGGACTGAAAGAGATGCACGTGCACTGCGCGCCGCAGAGACCCCCAAATTCCGTCAGAAATGGGCACCAGGTCTAGGACGGcgataggaaaaaagaaagaagagcgAGACCTCAGAAGGGAGTGGGGACGCACGTTTTACCCGAGCCCTGCAATCGATTCTCGGGGAGCAGGGAGGAACTAGtgggggctgaggctgggaggggagTTTATTTATTAGCCAGATTAGCCAGCATTAATGGGGGAGCAGTGGTGGCCGGCGGCGGCAGGGACATAGCTGGCATAGCTGGCATAGCGGCGGGGCCTCCCGCGGCGCGGGGCTCCGGCGGCTTCAAAGGGGCTTAAAGGGGCCCGTGGTGGCACTGCCACGGCCCCGCGGGGGAGGGCGTGGGCGCCGGCGGTGGGGGAGAAGGCGGCCATTGTGCACCAAGGGATTAGGGATCTGGCCTGGAAGGAATTTTAAACTGCTGCGAGCCAGCGCCCCAGGACTCCCCGCCCGCCGCACCGCTGCTCTCCTGAGCTGGAGCACGCTGTGATGTTTACCTGCAATTTGGTGTCCGGGAGTCCTccgccctccttcctcccttagATTGGACGCATCTAGGGTCGTCagatttgacaaataaaaatacaggatctccggttaaatttgaattccaaATGAACGACgaatacttctttatttttagtataagtatatcccataTGCTGTATGGGATATACTTATCCTAAAACATTATTCGTCCtttatctgaaatgcaaatttaactgaacggcctgtatttttttttttttttttctagcagaaCTCCCGTCACTGAGATGTCTAATCCATGTCTGCAACAGACGGGGACTCCAGAAAGATCTATGTGCCTGTGTGTCTACCCTCAGACTAAGTTTCTCGCAGCCCCTTACTCTTTCACCCTTCAGAATGGAGCTTTAGTGGTAGAACACGTCTCCACCAAAGTGGGAGCTTCCTGAGGACGGGGGCGGAATTTCAGATTGGAGCTAGGAGGTCAATGTCGGAGTCTCCATCACAGGGGGCGAGGCAGGGTCCGGTGCtgagcctccctcctccctcaggcGGGTggaggcccctcccccactagTATAGCTCCCTGCCCACAGGGGGCGCTAAGGGCCCAGAGGACTGACCTACAGATGGGTCCTGGTTTCTGGCGCTCTGGGCTGGCAGGTCCTCTGGGGTTGATGCACCTGAGGATTGGGGGGGGTGGGGTCCCCAGCCTGTGTGGCTCCTGACTTGGCCCTTGCTCTGGCAGTCGAGGCCAGGCCTGCCGGCGCCAGAAGCTGTGGCCAACAGTGTGGGAGAAGCTCTGAGTCAGGGATCATGCCAGGAAGGAACGGTGTGGCCCTAGGTACCGAAGGGCCCTGTCCACGCCCCTCTCTCCCCATAACCACAGCAGCCAAGCCCCCTGCCTCATGAGCCTCACTAAAGGCCACTGCCCAGCCTTTGCTTGTTCTGTTCTGTCTGAAGCACCTGCTCTT
It contains:
- the LOC121486771 gene encoding uncharacterized protein LOC121486771 → MAGLGSDQRKEGRQRTATTLDLIRKLLASKASPTLLATASGAGRPGLDCQSKGQVRSHTGWGPHPPQSSGASTPEDLPAQSARNQDPSVDASNLREEGGRRTPGHQIADLVPISDGIWGSLRRAVHVHLFQSTCAPGAGRVARRGDPSQCRGRICGTRSAPWKPEAGGPRPSWPRPQATPSLPAAEGRGPGAPHAGLRQAGARRWRLPRQEASGHGLCRPLRPHPRFGESDSGASPHRLTSCHTPGARGEITGLQGHS